The sequence below is a genomic window from Flagellimonas marinaquae.
GTTTTTGTTTTGCTTCGCAAAATGAAAATGTAAAGCAAGAGGGCAACACGGCAGGCCGGCGTTGCTGGTTTTGAATAAAAGTTAAAGTACTTATAGCCAGTGAAATAAAAAATGAACTAGTCTATAAATAGTCTTGATAGAAAACAACATCTGCGGCAAAAGGCCTTGAAACCCCTATAAACAAGCCAGAATTTGCGGCAAATCCATGAAATGAACCGGATTTACAAATAGAACTTGCGCTTGAATATGCGAATGGGGCATTAATGCTTTTTTAAATAAAATTAGGTAGTGGGGTTACAAAGTCCGAATAACAATATTACTTCCTAGTGAGTTCGATCGCGGCCTCCAAATATTCATCTCTTCCCTCTTTCACACCTTCAATTGTACGATGAACATATATATCAGGAAGAAAGCCAATCCCATGCAATGTTGAACCATCATGTTTGATAACTTTCATGCCTGTCCACCTAATATTATATCCCCCTGGCAGTTCAAAGCGATTGATATTACCATTGGTTCCGGCAGTGGGTTGGCCTATTATAGTAGCCAATTTATATCCCTTTATGAATCCCATATAACTCTCGGCATAACTAATGGCAGAGCCTTTGGTTATGAAAATTATTTGCTTGTCTCCCAAATAAGGTTTTTTGTTTGGCAACAACCAATTCGCATTTTGATAGGTTGTTTCTTTCCTATCAGGATAGATATTTTGTGGGGTTTGCATCCATGAATCCGATGTGTCTTTCTCTTTCAACAAATAGGAAATAAATCCATGGTTGCCTCTTGGATATACCCTCAAATCACAGATAATTGATTTTGATTTGGCCAGTTCTGGAAGAAGCATATCAATATCCTCCATTGCTATACTGTTTAAATTCAGATAAAAAACACTGTCATTGATTTTTTCATAATCTGACATGCGGGTTGCAGAGCTAAATGGGTAATGATTCCTGATAAGCTTTATATCCTCATCACCAACCTTAATATTCAGTTCTGAACCTTTCTCTCCCATTAAGCTTTGCTGTTCTGCCCGATAGTTCAGCCATCCTTTTGTTCCAGCTGAGATTCTTGAATTGACCTCTTCAAAATATGCAGCTACGCTTTCACCATTTATTTCTATTACCACATCACCAACGCTTAAAGGAATTTTGCTGTCCAAAACGTTGGTAATCACAAGCTCTTCTTCAATCCAAGCCCAAGTAATCGGGGGAGTCAACCATCCAGAATCCCCTTGGTATGAGACCACAATATGGCCGTCTTTCAATGGAGCTGTGAATTTTTGTAGTGTAATCAAGTGGTCCATTCCCGTTGAGTCTTTGTAACTGTTCGCCAAGGCTTTTTTCAGCTCATCTTGCCAATTCAATTCCACTACATCAAAGTAAGGGTAGAAGTGCTGAAAGACATTATTTGTATTGATAACATTGCCCAGTCTAACATTTAAATGTGTTGGATTTCTAGGTGTTTCTTCAAGTGCAAGCTTTAATCTCTCCAATCCTTCTGGGTTTGGTTCGGGATACGTTCCTTTATCGTTTGAATATAAAACCAATGGCATTTGAAAATAGATGCCATTACCGACTTCTTTGGCCAATGTTTCCCCAAACTTTGGTTGTGAAGGGAACAAGGGCTGACCTTTTTCCTTTTCAACAATTCCCGAATATTCTAAAATTATAGATTTGGATCCGCTATAATGTTCCAAATCTGTTAAAGAGCATAAATACCCAACTCCCTCAAAATACCATTTATTAGGTTGATTTTCATTAAACGAAACATCTGTTTCAAAATCATTGTTTGATAACGGAACTTGGACCCAATTGTCATTTTCCTCATAATACAACATGGGCAAATCATATAGTATCGAACCCTTGCCTTTAATGGCAGAACCGAGATGAATCAAAGTAGTGATGGAATCAATCTGGGTGATTATCTCGTATTGCTTCCATTTATCGTCAGTGATGTTTTCCATTTTCAAATCAGAAGTACCATCTGATTTCTCCAATGCCAACCTTAGATATGCTTTCTCCAAAGGAACATCCCCTTTTTTTGCCCATGCAACATACTTTATCTTTTTCCCGACGTATTTGGAAGCATCGATTTCTATGGAGAGTTTACCGACCACATGGGAATAGTCTTTTTTTATAAGCCCATTTACCCTTGAGCTTTGGTATGGTGTTCTAAGCTGGGGATCCATGCCATATCCAACACCTCTGTGCTGCCAGTAAGTTGGTTGCATACCTCTTATATCTTCAGGAGTTATAGAATTAAGATTATATTGGCCTGGTTGGTTTTTTGAAAAGATTACTGAGGGGGCAATTGGCTTAAAGAGTGCTGTCAATGTATCAATCAACTCATCCTTATTTTTGCAACTCTCTACACGGTCGGCTCCATAGATGGCAAATGAAGCCCAATCAATTTCAGAAGCCGGATCACTTGGATGAAAATACTTTACATATCCATAAACCTTTGAAAAGGCTTTTAGATTTTCAACTTTTCGGTCAAGCTCCTTATCAAATGCTCCATTATTACAGCTTGATAAAAGAATGACATATATAGAAATAGATGCAATAAAAGTTGAGCCTGAAATTTTTGCCAGTTTTCCCATGTACTTAATTTGATATCATCATAGTGCTATTTAAAAAACAAGCTTTTCGGGAGAGCTTACAATTTAAGGATATTTTCCTACAATGAATCAGAACAGGAATCTTAAAGCTTTCTTTTTTGTTTTGCTTCGCAAAAGAAAAGGTAAAGCAAGAGGATAGCACGCTGGCGCGACGCTATTGTTTCATTTTCCTTCGGAAAAGCCCATTTTCAGGGTGTTTTTTCAAAATATTGGTTATTGGCATTTATAGCATTTTTGACTAAAAAAGGCCTTCAGCCCAGTAAAATCAATGGATTTTTGACTAAAAAATGGTTGTTTGATGTTTTGATCAAGAGTTGTTTTAGCCGTATTCTGTTGACTATTTAAAATTTCTGGATTGATACTATTTTTAGCGTAAAAATGCTCTCAGCCCAGTAAAATCAATGAATTTTTAGCGTAAAAATCATAAAAACCCCTGCTTATTTTAGGAAAAAATGCTTTTCTATTCCTTAATCATTCCTCTACTTTAGCCTTCTTTTCCTCCCGATAAAATAGGTTCAAATGGTCCATCAAAGCCTCTTCACCGACCGGCATCAATCGGTTGGCGATGGTCATCGCTTGATGGATGAATTCCTCTTCGTTCCTGTCCATTAGATCGTCCGAACCAAGATCAGGATTTATTGCCCTCATGGAAAGGTATAGCAATGCTCGAACGGTCAACAATAGATTGGCATGACCGTCAAGGTAAAAGAACGTGGGTTGGAACTTGTCCTTGAACCATGGATGGGGAACCAAGGTAGGGGAATGGTCATTTGAGTGAAGTCTCAAATCCTTTATTAGTTTTTCTTCGTTTGGGTTCATGGATTTTTTTTGTTTTCAAGTTCTGACAACTTTTCGTCCAATTTGTCCATGAAGTACAATTGGCTATCCGGAAGGATGCTCAATACCAGTTCCAATACTTGGATCACACTGTCCTCTTTTGATGCATTTTGGTTGGCAGGAAACAACATCATTCCCTCCCCATCAAGGGCAAACACACAGACCTCCAAAAGACTGATGATCTGTGTCAAAAGATGGTTGTTGTCCCTGACCTCGAAAGTCACATAATTTCCCTTGGGGTCTATGGACCTATTGTTTCCCAAGAGTCCCGAAAGATTGCTTCTGAGCTGTTGGATCTCTTCCAAGGTCTTTAACCGTTTCTTTTTTGATTTCATGTGAATCGATTTATTGGGTTGTGGTTGTCTTTTGTTCCGAAAGCAGTTTTCTGACCTTGTCCAAGAATTCCATTTCATCATGGGGGATCAGATCCAGTATATATCCGAGAACCCCACTAATATTACTGGGGGGTTGGGGAACGGAACGTGTCGAGAAATTCTCGTTTTCCAAAGCTGTGATACAGACCTTTATCAGGTCTGAGATCATATAGGAGGTTTCACAGTATCCCTCGGTAATGAGTTCCGTGCTGTACAATCCCTTTTCGGGGAGATAGGGCTTCAAGGCATGGAAATACATTTTTTCAAGTCCTTTCAATTGGTCAATTAATGATATCTCATCATTGTTCCCCGCGTCTTTGGTCACTTTTGGGAATGCTTCCTTAAAATCCTTTCCGATTCCTTCGATATGGTCTTTGCAGTGTTCAAGATGCCTATGGAATATGGACTCGACCGCTTTGATGAATTCTTTCATCTTGGATTGGACGGTCTTGGTCTGTACTTTTGAAATCTCAAACTCATTGCCATAGCGTGCAACGCTATAGGCATGTTCCAAAAGGAGCAGGAGTTCATTGCTGTTCGGCTCAGAAGATTCCAAAAAGGGCTGTAGGGTGGGAAAGAAATGTTTGCAGTAATTGATATGGCTGATGATACTGTGTGTTACCATGCTCCTTCCTATGCACATCTGTTCAATGAACCGGAACGAAAGCTCAAAGGCCTGGTGCATGTTAAAGGTGGCAATGGCATAATCCCCTTCCTTTATCAGGATGTCGGCAGTATTGGCAAAGGCATTTACTTTTGCCAATTCCGATTTATGATATCGAATGGCCCTCTTGACAAGGGTCTCATATGCCATTGAGGGGTAATCCATAATGTTTCCTCCTTGTAAGCGAGCAAAAACAGTTTCCCCCAGACAGCAGTGTTCCAAGAAATAGAGCGAACCCCTTTCAAGGCCTATCTCGGATTGGCTCTCCGTATAGACCCTTATCCTGAAATCAGGGTGCTTCTTTCCCTTTTTGGTTACCAAGGAACGGATCTCATTAGGGAGAGGGTCATTGTTGACATCCACAAATAGGGTAAGAAAATGGTATTCGGTATTGCCCTCCTTCTGTTTTTTTGATAAAAAGGCACTGTCAATGGTAATGATGTTCAGGATGCTGTCGAGCAATTCGGACAGCTCTTCGGCTCTTTCAAAGTTTTCCGGTATGTTTGTGTCATATTTCATAGAAATGTGTTTTAAAGGGTTCAAGAATCATCGACCATATTAAGGCCACATTCCGAAGTACCCCACCATGGGCACTTGTATTTTATTGAATCAGTTTTGTATTTTACAATCGGATTATTGTACGAAACACCCTATATTTGAGATATGCAGACAAAGACCAAGAACAACCATATAGGCAGAAAGATCAGTAGGATCAGGGAACTCCGTGGAATGAAACAGGAGACCCTTGCCGAAGAACTGGGCATAAGCCAACAGGCCGTTTCCAACATTGAGAACAGCGAGAAGGTGGATGATGTGAAACTTGAAGAGATTGCCAAGGCTTTGGGGGTCACCAAAGAAGGTATTGAAAATTTTTCGGAGGAAGCCATTTTGAATATTATTGGTAATACTTACCATGTAGATAATTCTTCTGCTGTTAATTATGGTTGTACGTTCAATCCTTTGGATAAACTAATGGAAGCTCACGAAGAAAACAAGAAACTTTATGAGCGTCTTCTTCAAGCTGAAAAAGACAAGATTGCCTATTTGGAAAAGCTGATCAAATAAATTGTTTTTAAGCTGCGATTATTCCCACCCTTTATTGACTCTTGTCAATTTGTAATATCTTTATATCATAGAACGGTAATATATAGGCAAATGCAAGTTCAATTTCGCACCAAAGATGAGGCCAATATGGAACAGGAAAGGGATTTCTTGGCACTTTCCCCTATTGAGCGTATTTACCGTTTCTTGGATCTGATGCAGCGCATCAACCGATTTCCCACAAAGACCAAGCATGATGAGAATAAATTCATCATACAGATTACAACCGGGAAATGAGACAATGGAAAGAGGATATCGACCTTTTTTTGGAAATGACCAACAAGCATGGGGTTAGGATGCTCATGGTAGGTGGGGGTGCCGTCAATTTTCACGGGCATCAAAGACACTCTGCGGATGTTGATTTTTGGATAGACCCAAATGAGGACAATTTCAAAAGGTTGGTGAAAGTATTCAATGAAATGGGGTATGAGATCGAGGATTTCCCAAAAGAAGTGAAGGATGGACACCAAAACATTTCCATTAAATTCTCCCCTGCCGATCTCAATCTTGAGTTGATTACCAATTTTTCAGTGAACAAAAGTTTCGACCAAGCTTATGAGGAGGCGGAAGAAGCTTCCTTGGAAGACCAACCCCAACTAAAATGGAAAGTGTTGAATCTTGATGACTTGATCACAAGTAAGATCAAGGCGGGAAGGCCCAAGGATTTGGCAGATGTCCAA
It includes:
- a CDS encoding HEPN domain-containing protein; the encoded protein is MKYDTNIPENFERAEELSELLDSILNIITIDSAFLSKKQKEGNTEYHFLTLFVDVNNDPLPNEIRSLVTKKGKKHPDFRIRVYTESQSEIGLERGSLYFLEHCCLGETVFARLQGGNIMDYPSMAYETLVKRAIRYHKSELAKVNAFANTADILIKEGDYAIATFNMHQAFELSFRFIEQMCIGRSMVTHSIISHINYCKHFFPTLQPFLESSEPNSNELLLLLEHAYSVARYGNEFEISKVQTKTVQSKMKEFIKAVESIFHRHLEHCKDHIEGIGKDFKEAFPKVTKDAGNNDEISLIDQLKGLEKMYFHALKPYLPEKGLYSTELITEGYCETSYMISDLIKVCITALENENFSTRSVPQPPSNISGVLGYILDLIPHDEMEFLDKVRKLLSEQKTTTTQ
- a CDS encoding S41 family peptidase yields the protein MDHLITLQKFTAPLKDGHIVVSYQGDSGWLTPPITWAWIEEELVITNVLDSKIPLSVGDVVIEINGESVAAYFEEVNSRISAGTKGWLNYRAEQQSLMGEKGSELNIKVGDEDIKLIRNHYPFSSATRMSDYEKINDSVFYLNLNSIAMEDIDMLLPELAKSKSIICDLRVYPRGNHGFISYLLKEKDTSDSWMQTPQNIYPDRKETTYQNANWLLPNKKPYLGDKQIIFITKGSAISYAESYMGFIKGYKLATIIGQPTAGTNGNINRFELPGGYNIRWTGMKVIKHDGSTLHGIGFLPDIYVHRTIEGVKEGRDEYLEAAIELTRK
- a CDS encoding helix-turn-helix domain-containing protein, with protein sequence MQTKTKNNHIGRKISRIRELRGMKQETLAEELGISQQAVSNIENSEKVDDVKLEEIAKALGVTKEGIENFSEEAILNIIGNTYHVDNSSAVNYGCTFNPLDKLMEAHEENKKLYERLLQAEKDKIAYLEKLIK
- a CDS encoding nucleotidyl transferase AbiEii/AbiGii toxin family protein; translation: MRQWKEDIDLFLEMTNKHGVRMLMVGGGAVNFHGHQRHSADVDFWIDPNEDNFKRLVKVFNEMGYEIEDFPKEVKDGHQNISIKFSPADLNLELITNFSVNKSFDQAYEEAEEASLEDQPQLKWKVLNLDDLITSKIKAGRPKDLADVQQLKRINNKD